The region TTGCTTCAAAGGACGAGAATACACCATCCCTTCTCCTGTCCAGAGGTTCCTGGCAGAGACAGTGGACTTCTTTATCCTGTTCTGTGTGAAGGCCACCATTGTGCTGTGGATCATGCACCTGAGCGGGATGAAGTGAGTACAGCTCTAAAGCGGTGTTCATGGAAACAGAACTTTTGAACTAGAAGGATAGACACACGGAGACATGAAAAGCCGAGCCTGAACGgggcgttaaaaaaaaaagaaaaagaaaaattcaaatggaccatttcagtgtgtctgtgaacACTCCCCGTACTTCGGGTTTTCTCATGCTCAGCCGGCAGTGGTGTAACTGCGGGTCGGTAACGCAATACAGACAGCTTGCTTGACCGAGGAGTTTTTTTACATCACTGCTTTAATGCCGAGCTGTTTTCGCCATGCCAGAGATCCATCCTCACACAGGCAgaactctctctcctctttaaaGGGACATTGCCAGATTCATTACCCACTTCATTGTGGAGGAGATAGATGAGAACACTTCCATGGAGGACCTGCAGAGGATGATGGCTGTGGCTCTGGTCTACAGGGTGCTAGTGTGTGTCTATGAGGTGGGTCACATTTCACACTGCCTCGATAATGGCAGTTAAATAATATACAGCCTTTTAGCTATTGAAAAATCGAATCAAACTGTGTGATTCATGTCCATTACATTGGAAGCCTTCGACATATCAGCTGGCAAGAAATCAAACTtagtaaatgttttgtattgttaatttagacaaaaaatgtaaacatgaaacttgatatttgattaatttgttaataTATTGCCGAGGCATAATTTCACATTGATCCATATACAACATATAGTCACAGGGAGGGGATGtgagtgatggaaaaaaatctgggagCGGACCAACACTTTAATACTACCCTTATTTGTTTTCCCAGCTGAGCAGAGCCAGATGACTTTTTAAGACACAATGTTAATTtgtaattaaagcaaaaactcAGTCCAAATATACATTCCCCATTTGTCCGTTCACATTTGTTCTCGAGCTGACTCATTTCCACATGCTCTTGTTTAATGCGAAGAGTCAGGCAGAGTCAGAGTTCATCGACAACACAACGTTGTTTCCCAGGACAGTGATGCAACGTTGCATTCATAGTTGCCTGAGATTAAGTCATGCATCAGGTCTCCTGTTTGACTTCTGCATCAGTGGCTTGTTTTCCCAGGTGGGAACCAGCACTGGGACATTGGGGCACCTCTGCGCGGACTAATGCCATCTGGCATGTTTCCTTCCATGCTTTTGACCTTAAACCTGAAAACGAATGTCTTGCTTTTCAATCCCTGTGTTGTATAATACATTTTGATAACAAGGTCAGGAGTCTACCTGGttgttgtttgacttttgtCCATGTTGTCCTATCAGATAATCTGTATTTGGGGAGGCGGTGGTGCCACTCCAGGGAAGTTCCTGCTTGGCTTGCGGGTGGTGACATGTGACACATCCACTCTGGTCCGACCCAACCGAGTCTTTGTGGTCCCAGCATCTAATGTTTCCCTCTCTGCGTGAGTGATCACATACGGTATAAGTTACTGTTTGCATgggaagaagaaacaaagtaTTCGTTTTAACGGCATATGAGTACACCGTGTTTAGATAAACGTACCATGAGTGTAACATTTAGAAGAATGCACTTTACTTGATAACTTGCccttaaaatgatcatttgatTTTCCAAGTTAAAATCTATTGTGGTGTCTGTACAGCATCAATGTGGGGCTTCTCCAAACTCTTATTTTGTCGTGTCTCCTTTGTCTTGACTCTCTCAGCTCTGCAGTGCGGGCGTTGAACAAGAACTTCTCCATTGCCTTCCTCTTTCCCGTCTTCAtcactctcctcttcttccagcACAACAGGACTGTGTATGACATTGTGGCAGGGACCATTGTTGTCCAACGAAGAGGTGGCAGATAGCCTCTCCTCCATCAGCAGACTCTCTTATACTTGGCAGGGTGTGACAGGCCCTTGTGTGCTGAGTACCctgaaaaactaaatttaaatcaGTCACAAATgacgacgacaacaacaacaaaagagcGATGCATTCGCCCATTTCTGCACAAGATAAAACTTGGACTTCAATTGCACTTTAAATGGGATGCATAGGTTTAGGCTCGgtatgttgaaataaaaacaaaaattccgGTTTTACATCTTTTGGTGTGAGGTATTTGTTTTTACCACTGGATCAACAAATAAGCTATGAGGAAGCCCTCTAAagtattgttatttttgatgATTGAAATCTAAGTTTAACTGAAAAGGGTGCTGTCCAATGTTTCCAGGATATCCTGAGAGTTCTCCCCATATGACGTGAATCTTAATATGTGTGTTATGTCATcttatattgtttatttatttttgcgGAGCCTAGAGCTCCTATGTGTAGGATTTGAAAACTTTTGCAACCCATAGCGACTGTACCAAAAAAGACCCCAAGATGCCTACAGATTTTCACAGCAATTGTCTTATATTtctacaaagagaaacatgcCATCAGAGTAACTTCACACATGCCATATACACAAAGGAATTCTACACATAGGGGCTTTAAATCAGGATAAACATTGTTAGGGTCCCGTACTTTTCTGAATTTCTTACGGAATTGTTCTTTTCTTCAGAGTAATAAAAGGGAATCAGATGTTCGGTTTTCTATGATTGTTGTGTTATATAGTGATTATTCACATGCACTCATACTGAAGAAAAATGCCAGGCCTATTTGTATCCATTAAGTCTGCCTATGGATATTTCGATGAAGAAGTATTGTTTTGATGTCTCACTGCCATGGTGAAATCCAACAATAACTATTCTCCCTGTTGTATGAGGTTCAAACACAAgaaattgtgtattttctgctcatattttctgtcttcagacTTGTAAATCTTGTGATTCAGGGCAACGGTTTAGCAGAACCACTGTTTGCCACAGTTGCATTATTGAATACCACTACTCGTTTTAgatttgtatttacagtatgcacAATGTAAAACTCTTCTCGCACTAAAGATCATTGATCATTTATTCACATACTATAATGCTGGTTTAGCAGTCCAGGTTAGAGTTAACTGAAACCAACATTTTGGCCACGTATTGCAATCAACTGAAATTTGGCATCAGATTCTTCTGTATCATACTAAGCGCAGTACTTTGTCTTTAGATCAGCATGCTTACAAGCAAACAGATGCTCACTGCCAAACAGCAGGGTTGAGAACACAAACGTATGGTCGGGATTAGTAAAACTGACATTGAAAGTACCCACTGTTTAAAAATCCTGGTCAAATAATTCGGTCGCAGTGCTAAAACTATCCATTCATGACAACTCACGAGTTGTCCAGTAGGATGGTATTACATTTGCCATTAGCAGATGACCATTGCATGTGGTGGAATACCAGTACATGGAATCATACAAAATGTTGATGCTGCACCCACGTTGGGTTTAGTCATGAGTACAAACAatatcatcagaaataaaaaacttACTCATTTTGATACAACTACCTATTATTGCTAATAAAATTATAGTTGTGATCCTCTGATTTGGACTATCTTCATTCATTTGTGCTCTTTTTACACATGATAtctcatttttgatttaaaaaaaaacaacataaatgaaatgaatggcTCCCAATCTGGCATTCACAAAATGAAGCTGATTATCCCTAAGGTGGTAGATATAGGAAGTTAAATGAAAGGTTGCCATGTAAGCTTATCCTGTTAGATTTTCTCTTGAAGATATTTTTCCCATCACTcaaggaaaaaactgaattggTGTCCTTGATTGGTCCAAAGGGGTGCTGCATCATTAATAGGGGGACATGTTTCTTAACAGTAGACAGTAGACGGCGTTAGAGAATGACCAATGTTTTTAGCTTTCGAGTATAATCATAGTGCAGTATATCCAATAAGTACTGAATGAGTTTACAATGTCGAAGGGACTGCTCCTTTATAAACCGTGGGACAGAGTAGAGACAGTCGTTAAGTCGCTCGTAATTGACAGAGGATTTACAGAGTACATTAAGAAATCAATATTCTTTGTCTCATGCCCGAGGACGTGGGCTACTGTACTGTGGAAATACAGAATTAAAGGGATTAGTTTTGAACTTAAAGACCTGTAAAGGTAATCACATGCCCTGATACTACAGGCTCATGATATGCACCTTAATGCCAACGGTTGTCTCCCTTCGGCCAAGTGACATCTTTTAAGTGTTCATTGGCTGACATTTGCTACAACACTTGTTCCCACATGGGGGCGACATTAGGCAGCACAAATCAATACGGATGGCCCAGATAATGTAGGTGGAAATCAACTGGTCTCTGGATGTTGTCACGTTTTGGCACATGATCTTTATGGAGTGGTAAAAAATCATGGCCTTTTCATAAGTGACAACATTCGATTATAATTGAAGGCATGTGAAAACACACGCTGACTTAGGAAAATTAATTGCTTGCAGCATCTGCCTTCATGTCCCAgcgcctgtctgtctgtcacctcACAGTTCCTGTACTTGACTGTCTCGTCAGGGGTTTTTCAAACCTGAACCCTCGCCAGCTACTGACGTGAGAACGTCGTGGGCACGCTCTGGTGACCGGCGTTCCTTTCAATCCTCAGACAAAATTTTCTCTCCTCCGTGACCTATGCGGCCACCTTTGGGTTGTTGGCGTCTGCCAAACTCGCTACTGGAGCAAAAATATCAGCGTTTGAAGAATCGTCAGGCCACGGGTCACACGAAACAGTGTTTCGACTGGAGAAAAAGGATGCTGCTGTTGACGAAGCTTTGCCAGTGTGAATATACTGTGGTCTGCATTTTCATTCACACAGGGCTGTCAATTACTTTAAGATCacgtgtgcatgtttgcatgtaaGTGATTTGAAGTATATAACAAGCAGACCCATTATTAAGTTATGAGATCAAAgtaaacagaattttttcaCCTTAATATACTTTAGAAacctattttttgtttttgcgtTTTACATGTGCATTGGTACATTTGGTACAGATGATTTTATGTCCTTTGTTGTGGTGCTTTTTcgacttttaaaatgtcaaatctgtatttctttgtaaCATTAATTATTTATCACTTAATCCGCaccagagtgaaaaaaaaacatcctcagtaattattatttagagAGATTTTACCACTCAAAAACTCAAATCTGCTTCATCGGGACTGTGTGGGAGTTGTTTGATCAGATTTCGATTTAGATGTCGCCGATTTCATTTTTCGTACAAAGGGAGTGTTATTATGGTGGACATGCTATTGTATGGGAGTGttactttttttcataatgCTACAATGTCATGGGGCTTTTTGTACTACGGAGCATCTTTA is a window of Xiphias gladius isolate SHS-SW01 ecotype Sanya breed wild chromosome 24, ASM1685928v1, whole genome shotgun sequence DNA encoding:
- the fam8a1a gene encoding protein FAM8A1; protein product: MFATTTSGDRRDGPESCAEQPQTTVTTEYCAKLQQWMWQYYWGYANWQSWVALSALSFPPPCSFPAPGTGAQTPGPPASTSVGGQRAVDAGSWYSYPHPLRFPASSARPGGAQTERSSAATPALATDARTAQQQNGNPPQAGREYTIPSPVQRFLAETVDFFILFCVKATIVLWIMHLSGMKDIARFITHFIVEEIDENTSMEDLQRMMAVALVYRVLVCVYEIICIWGGGGATPGKFLLGLRVVTCDTSTLVRPNRVFVVPASNVSLSASAVRALNKNFSIAFLFPVFITLLFFQHNRTVYDIVAGTIVVQRRGGR